In Marisediminicola antarctica, one DNA window encodes the following:
- a CDS encoding branched-chain amino acid ABC transporter permease: MRIIGAVLGTTIAALILALSIGIAPASAESTPSPSPSGDFTSTFTIGGLIRDGDTPLEGVEVRVEGQGFDEIGVTGADGRWVVPVPEQGEYTATLLPESLPDGVAPRDPDNITRDVNLSTTNTVNVLFPTGEGTVSTSNFGSTLITRIIFGLNFGLLLALAAIGISLIYGTTKLNNFAHGEMVTFGAVIFLIFGTTLGVPLIPAIAITLVLSAFTGYAQDAWLHRPLRKRGVGLVQAMIVTIGLSIFVRYVYLFAIGGNIETLDTGLTQNVTIGPATITLASLVSMGVSIVMLGLVGLFLTRTRIGKATRAVSDNSSLAAASGINVDWIIRVVWILAATLTGLSGILYGIFRQVNWNMGFQILLLLFAAVTLGGLGSAFGALVGSLVIGIVTEVSTIWIPNDLRYAVALLILILVLLVRPQGVLGRKERVG; this comes from the coding sequence ATGAGAATCATCGGAGCCGTGCTCGGAACCACGATTGCAGCGCTGATTCTCGCTCTCTCCATCGGCATCGCGCCGGCGAGCGCCGAGTCGACTCCGAGCCCGTCGCCGAGCGGCGACTTCACCAGCACCTTCACCATCGGCGGGCTCATCCGCGACGGCGACACACCCCTCGAGGGCGTCGAAGTGCGGGTCGAGGGCCAGGGATTCGACGAGATCGGCGTGACCGGAGCCGATGGACGTTGGGTCGTCCCCGTTCCCGAGCAGGGCGAGTACACCGCGACCCTGCTGCCCGAGTCCCTCCCCGATGGCGTCGCGCCCCGCGACCCGGACAACATCACGCGTGACGTGAATCTGTCCACGACCAACACGGTCAACGTGCTGTTCCCGACTGGCGAAGGCACTGTCAGCACCTCCAACTTCGGCAGCACACTGATCACCCGCATCATTTTCGGCCTGAATTTCGGCCTGCTTCTCGCACTCGCCGCGATCGGCATTTCGCTCATCTACGGCACCACGAAGCTCAACAACTTCGCGCACGGCGAGATGGTCACCTTCGGCGCCGTGATCTTCCTCATCTTCGGAACGACGCTCGGAGTTCCCCTCATCCCCGCGATCGCGATCACGCTCGTGCTCAGCGCCTTCACCGGCTATGCGCAGGATGCCTGGCTGCACCGGCCGCTGCGGAAGAGGGGGGTGGGTCTCGTGCAGGCGATGATCGTCACGATCGGCCTGTCGATCTTTGTGCGCTACGTGTACCTCTTCGCCATCGGCGGAAACATCGAGACCCTCGACACGGGCCTCACCCAGAACGTTACGATCGGCCCGGCGACAATCACCCTCGCCTCGCTCGTCAGCATGGGGGTGAGCATCGTGATGCTCGGTCTCGTCGGGCTGTTCCTCACCCGCACCCGCATCGGCAAGGCGACCCGCGCTGTGAGCGACAACTCCTCGCTTGCCGCGGCATCCGGCATCAACGTCGACTGGATCATCCGCGTCGTGTGGATTCTCGCGGCAACCCTCACGGGACTCAGCGGAATCCTGTACGGCATCTTCCGCCAGGTGAACTGGAACATGGGGTTCCAGATCCTCCTGTTGCTGTTCGCCGCCGTCACCCTCGGCGGTCTCGGCAGCGCGTTCGGCGCGCTCGTCGGTTCCCTCGTCATCGGAATCGTGACCGAGGTGTCGACCATCTGGATCCCGAACGACCTGCGCTACGCCGTCGCGCTCCTCATTCTCATTCTTGTTCTGCTCGTGAGACCCCAGGGCGTACTGGGTCGCAAAGAGCGAGTCGGCTAG